The following DNA comes from Flavobacterium sp. N3904.
CAAACGAAAAATCGACCGTAATGGCAATGTTCTTATTGTCCTGAACAGGCGTTTCGGTAAATTTTAGGTTCATATCATGTGGTGAATGGTTTTCTATATTCAATCTGGCTTTGGAGAAAAATGGTTTTATAACGATATAAAGCAATAAAAGTAAAAAACTACAAGCCAAAGGAACTACTGTCAACCAAAGAACGGTAGGATTCTCTGAAGTTTCAAGCCAATCTTGAATCTCGGAATAAACCAATTTAGCGTTGAGCGAAACAATAATTATAGCGATTAACCAAGCCGTAACCTGAGTTACTTTGCCAATGTGAAATCCTTTCATTTTTGATTTATCACTCACAAAATGAATCAACGGAATAATAGCAAATCCCAGTTGCAAACTCAAAATAACTTGACTCAAAATCAACAATTTTCCGGTAACACTTTCGCCATAAATCAAAATCACGATGACCGCAGGAACGATAGCAATCAATCGGGTAATAATTCTACGAACCCAAGGTTGAATACGTAAATTAAGATAGCCTTCCATAACAATCTGACCTGCCAATGTACCTGTTACAGTAGAACTTTGTCCGGCAGCAATTAAGGCCACTGCAAACAAAATAGGCGCCCATTTGGTCCCTAATAATGGTTGAAGAAAACGATAGGCATCTTGAATTTCGGCCACTTCATGCATACCGTTTTTGTAAAATGTGGCTGCAGCCAAAATTAAAATAGCGGCATTTACAAAAAAGGCAAGGTTTAAAGCTATTGTAGAATCGATAAAATTGTATTTCAAAGCTTGTCTGATTCCAGCATCAGTCCGACTGAATTTTCTGGTTTGCACCAAAGAGGAATGTAGGTACAAATTGTGAGGCATTACAGTGGCTCCGATGATTCCGATGGCAATATAAAGAGCCGTTTCGTTTGGTATAGACGGAATCAGGCCGTACAAAACCTTTCCCATTTCGGGTTGTGCAAATATCATTTCGAATATAAACGACAACCCAATAATCATTACCAGTGCAATGATAAAAGCTTCCATTTTGCGGATGCCTTTATTAATTAAAAACAGCAATAAAAAAGTATCCAAAACAGTTATAATTACAGCTTGGATTAATGGAATATCAAATAATAAATTGATCCCGATAGCCATTCCCAAAACTTCGGCCAGATCACAAGCAGCAATAGCAATTTCGGCAAGAAAATAAAGTATATAATTGATAAAAGGCGAATAGGTTTCCCTAGAGGCTTGCGCCAAATCACGTTGAGTGACAATTCCCAATCGGGCACTTAAACTTTGCAGTAGTAATGCCATTAAGTTACTCATCAATAATACCCACAAAAGAGAATACCCAAACTGACTCCCTCCTGCAATATCTGTAGCCCAATTTCCGGGATCCATATAGCCCACACTTACCAGATAGGCTGGCCCAAAAAAAGCTAATATTTTCCTAAATACAGTAGTTTTATTTTGCGTTGAAACCGATTGGTTTACTTCTTCTAAAGATTTACTCATTTTAATAATTTAAAAAACAAATATATAAAAACAATTTTATATTAATGAAATTATTTTTTTAGTTTTGTCTAAAATTTAATTTAATACATTCGAAATGAAAAAAATAATAGTACTATTGACCTTGGTTTTAATCCACAGCTATTGTAAAGGGCAGGATTTACCTTCGATCCAAACCGATAGACCCGACCAAACCGAATGCCCATTCATCGTACCGCAAAATTACTTTCAATTGGAAAATGGTCTTTCGTTTGAACAAATAGATGCAAATACCAATCAAATTGTTGCTCCAACAATTTTGACCCGTTTTGGAATTAACGACCATTTTGAACTACGGCTAACTACAGAATACATTGTAAACACAGAAATATCGAATACAGTTTCGGGAATTAGTCCGATTTATGTAGGTTTTAAAACCCGTCTGTTTGAAGAAAAAGGAATCATTCCAGTTACCTCTTTTATTGGTCAGATTATGTTGCCAAAAATGGCTTCCCGACAATTTCAAACTACCAATTATGCTCCAGAATTTAGATTTACAATGCAGCACACATTGAGCAGTAAACAGACTTTAAGCTATAACATGGGCGCCGAATGGGATGGAGAAACGCCTGCTGCCACTTTTTTGTATACGCTGACAACCGGTTATTCCTTTACGGAAAAAATAGGAGGTTATATTGAATTCTATGGATTCTTCCCTCAATTTGAAAAACCAGACAATCGATTTGATGCAGGGTTTACTTATTTAATAAATCCAAACCAGCAATTGGATCTTTCGGGAGGAATCAGTTTGTCTAAAACTTCTCCCGACTATTATGTTTCTGTTGGTTATTCCTTCCGATTCAAAATATAAATTATTGCTTTAAATTGTCTATTTTTGAAAATGATTTCAGCCCAAAGCCAACATTACGACTATATTTTTACCGGTACAGGTTTGGCCGCTTTGATGACAGTGTATAAAATGGTTTTATCAAAAAAATTTGATGATAAACACCTTTTACTGCTGGATCCAAATCTCAAAAAAACCAATGACAGAACTTGGTGTTTCTGGGAAGAAAACACAACCCTTTGGGAGAAAAGCATTTCAAAAAAATGGGATAATGCTCTATTTATTAACGGAAATTATAATCGTAATTTAACGTTAAAACCTTATAAATATAATCAAATTCGAGGATTGGACTTTTACAGACTGATTTTTGATGTGCTGGAAAAACAAAAGAATATTACCATTATAAACGAAGAAGTAATCCACATCAACGAACTCGAGAATCATGTTTTTGTAGCAACTCCATCGCAGAGTTTTACTTCTGAACGGGTGCTTAATAGTGTGTACGATAAAAATACTGTAGAAAATCAACAACGTTATCCAGTCTTACAACAGCATTTCATTGGCTGGTTTATTCAAAGCGAAGAAGCTGTTTTCAATCCAGATCAGGCAACCTTTATGGACTTTTCTGTAGCCCAAAAAGGGAATACGCGATTTATGTATGTTTTGCCAACAACAACCAACGAAGCTTTGATAGAATACACCTTGTTTTCTCAGTCTCTTTTGGAACAATCTGAATACGAATTGGAAATTGCAAAATACATTCAGAAACTGGGCATTCGTAACTATAAAATTATCGAAAAAGAACAAGGCAGCATCCCGATGACCTGCTATCCTTTTTGGAAAAAAAACACAAAAAGAGTACTCAATATAGGAACTGCCGGCGGATGGACCAAATCCAGCACAGGCTATACTTTTAAAAATTCGGACAAAAAATCGACGGCCTTGGTTTCTTTTCTACAAACAAAAAATGACTTTAAAAGCTTTCATAAAACAACAAAATTCTGGTTTTATGATTTGTTGTTACTCGATATTTTGGACAGGAACAACGAATTGGGTTCCCAAATTTTTTCTTCCTTATTTAAGAAAGGGAATCCAGCATTAATTTTTAAATTCCTTGATGAAGAAACGACCTTTCTCGAAGATTTAAAAGTAATTTGGAAATGTCCAAAAACAATTTTTATAAAGGCTTTGTTCCGAGTCCTTTTTCGACAAAAAAAATAACAATCAAACTATAACAAAACTTTATACAACAAATAAAATTCTTGATTTTAAACTTTGTAACTTTGCACAACTTAAAAAAGAAAATAGTTAAACTATCTTAAATAAAAATATTATGTATCCAGAAGAAATGGTAAAACCGATGCAAGCTGAATTGACAGATGCTGGTTTTCAAGAATTACACACTGCAGCCGCTGTAGAAAGTGCTATTAAAGCAGAAGGAACAACCCTTGTTGTAGTGAATTCTGTTTGTGGTTGTGCTGCCAGAAATGCACGTCCAGGAGCAAAAATGAGTTTAGACAATGACAAAACGCCTTCCAATCTAGTAACTGTTTTTGCAGGCGTAGACAGAGAAGCTGTTGAAGCAGCAAGAGTATTTATGTTTCCTTTTCCTCCATCATCTCCGAGTATTGCTTTATTCAAAGACGGAGAATTGGTTCACATGCTAGAGCGTCATCATATAGAAGGCCGTCCAGCCGAAACTATTGCCGATAACTTAAAAGAAGCTTTCAACGAATATTGCTAAATTTTAGAAATTAATACAAAAAGGCCCGAAAAATAATTTTTCGGGCCTTTTTAATTATAACAGCATCAGGTTATTTTGCACTTCTAAGTTTCCACAGCGTTTCTATAAACACATCTACATCCTGACAAGTATTATAAAAAGCTAAGGATGGCCGAAAGGTAACTCCTATTCTTCTTAAAATAGGTTGTGCACAATGATGTTCGGTGCGCACTGCAAATTTTGATTTTTATTGTTGTTGCATACTGTTGAGTTGTTTGTGAAGTGTGATTATTGGATTCTGGTTCAATCGCATGAATCCCATTTCTGGTCGATCAAGAGCCAAAATCAACCACATCACAGAGGCAAAAATAATAGATATAAAAATGGCAAGAAGGTTGTTTTTTTTCCCGGTAATTCCAAACTGATAACCCAATATCAGCATAGAGAATAATGTAATGATAAATAAAACCCATAAAATTGGGACTGGAATACGATATTCAAAAGTAAGCGTTATTCTTTGATTGTATATATCAATCAAATCATTTATAGACCCCATGTATAACGAATAAGCTTCTGAACTTCTGTCTTGTGCTCCCAATGCCTCAGAATAACTCCAAAGTGAACCTAATATTGCTTGAGATCTTATTTTGAGATATTCCACTTTTTCCGGAGTAACATCATTAACTATACCCACTCGCAAATTTGTGTATTCAACTAAAAGTTTTCTGGAATTAGAACGATACGGTTCTGGAATTAATCCTGCTCTTAAATAAGCTGTTCTAATAGTTGTGACCTCATTGAGCAAAAGTTCTTTACGCGAATTGTAACGATTGTCAACAATCTGAAAAGTAAAGGCAAGCATAAAAGCCAATAAACCTAACGATGTTCCTACTACAGAACCAACTGGTGAATCATTAACTTTTCCCGATTTTGATTTTAAAAACAATCCATAACATTGCCCAATAAGAATAGGAATCAGGATGCATAGAAATGGGACTAAAAACATCCCTAAGGTCTGAATTATAATATTGTCTAGCATAGTTCAATATAAATTGATTCGATTTATTTGAAAACAAAATATTAAAATTGAGGCGATTAAATTTACACTTTTTTATAAACAAAATAAAGAAGCAGCAGAATTAAATATTGAATACAGCTGCAATTATGTCAAAAAAATTTACCCTCGATTTAAAATACTTTATCATCGTCTCATTTTACTTAAATTTATATGGGTCGCCTATAACAAAAAAACCACACAAATTGCGTGGTTTTATAATTTGTAATTGATTTTTAATTCCAGCCTCCGCCCAACGCTTTATACAATTTGACCATTGAACTTAATTGTCTTTCCGACAATTGAGAAAGATCCAATTGAGCATCAAATAGGGCTCGCTCAACATCCAAAACCTCAAGATAGGAAACATAACCATTGTCATATCGGGCTGATGATAATTTATAGTTAATTAGGGCTGCATCAACTTGTTTCTTCCGAGCAATCCATTCTTCTTTATACATTTTTACATCTTGCAAAGCTTGTTCTACTTCGGTAACAGCAACTAAGTATGTTTTTTGGTAAGCAAATTTATACTCTTCGGCTTGTTGTCTGTAAATTTCAACTCTGCGCTTGTTCTTACCGAAAGCAAAAAGAGGTCCTGCAACTCCCGCATAAGCGTTTTGTGCGTAGGAACTCCCCAAAAACAAATTGCTCAAATTGGCACTGGCAAAACCAGCAATAGCTCCGATATTGAAAGCAGGATAGCGCATCGCCTGTGCTTCGCCTATTCTTTCATTGGATGCCATATAAAGATATTCGGCTCCCTTAACATCGGGTCTGTTTTCCAATAATGAAGAAGGTACTGATACCGGCACCTGACTTACAATTTGTAATTCGGTGTTTGATTTACCTCTTGGAATTTCAGAAGGCAATTGTCCTGTCAATATAGAAATTGTATTTTCCTGGTAGGTAATCTCTCTTTTAATTCTTGGAATAGATGCTTCGGCAATGGCAACTTGTTGCTCTATTTGTACTTTATCAACTTCGGAAACATATCCGGCTTTGAATCTTTCATTAATAATGTCAAATGATTTTTGTCTGGTTTCTAGTGTATGTTGTGCGATTTGCAGCTGATTGTCATAATTTCGCAACTGAAAATAAGCTATTGCAATATTACTCACAATATCTGAAAGTACCACTTTACGTGCTTCCTCGGTGCCCAAAAGTTCATCTTGCACTGCTTTGCTCTCGTGGCGGTATTTACCCCAAAAATCAAGCTCCCAAGACATGCTAGCAGCAACATTTGAAGGATTCAATTGCATTTCTTTGCTGTTTACAGTACCTTGATATTGAAATGAAGGAAACAAATCAGCTTTTGTAAAACCGTATTTGGCCGTAATTTGGTCGATTCTGGCTACCGCAATTTTCAAATCATAATTATTTTGGAGTCCTTTATTAATCAACCCTTTTAGTACATCGTCATTAAACAAATCAAACCATTTTACATTAGTTACCGCAGCAGAGGTATCCGCATTTGCGCCCTGATATTTAAATGCAGTTGCTTTTTGCTCTTCGGGTCTTGCGTATTTTGGCCCAACCATACATCCCATTGGAAATAAAGCGAGTGCTAAAATAACGACACTTATTTTATATTTATTCATCATGATGTGTAGTATTAGTTTCAATATTATTTTCAGCGAGTACTACCTCATTTTTCTTCTTTCCGATACCTTCAATCATCACATATAAACCCGGAACGATTAAAACTCCAAGAACTGTGGCTATTAACATTCCACTGAATACAGCCATTCCCATTACAATACGAGCTTGTGAACCAGCACCAGTAGCGGATAATAACGGCACAACACCAAGAATAAAGGCAAAAGCGGTCATTAATATTGGTCGAAAACGAAGCTTGGCAGCTGTCATTGCGGCTTCATAAAGCGGGGTGCCCTTTTCATTTTCTTCTTTGGCAAATTCAACAATAAGAATGGCGTTCTTGGCGACTAGCCCAATAAGTAATACCAGTCCAATCTGTGCAAATACGTTGTTTACATAAGCATCACTTACAAATCTTGCCAAAAATAATCCCGCAAATGCACCAAATACGGCCAAAGGCGCCCCAAGCAGTACACTAAATGGCAATTCCCAGCTTTCGTATTGTGCAGCAAGTATTAAAAACACAAAAACCAATGCCATTAAAAATACAGAACTTCCTCCCGGCGAATGTTTTTCCTGATATGAAAGGTTGATATAATCGTAACTCATATCGGCAGGTAATGTTTCCTTGGCGACTTCTTCCAATGCATCCAAAGCTTGTGCGCTACTGTATCCATTATTAGGACTTCCTCCAATTTCAGCAGATCGGAATAAATTCAATCTGTTAGTAAAATCAGGTCCAGTAACTTTTGTAGCCGTAACCAAGGATGATATGGGCAACATATCGCCATGGTTGTTTTTTATATAAATCAAATTCAAGTTTTCGGGCTTGACACGGTCAACCGCTTCTCCTTGTAAAAATACTTTATACTGACGTCCGAAACGGTTAAAATCATTCACATAAGTTCCTCCCAAAAATGCGCCTAATGCTTCGGTAACTTTCGAAACAGGCACGCCTAATTTCATTGCTTTTTCATTATCAATCTCTAACTTTATTTGGGGTGTTGCAACATTAAAAGTAGTATAAATCTTTTTTATCTCAGGTCTTTTTTGAGCAGCTGCAATAAAGGCTTGTGTTTGTTGAGCCAAATATTGTGGTGTATTACCTCCTCTATCTTGTAACATTAAACTAAATCCTTCTGACGCTCCTAACCCTTGAATTGCTGGTGGCCCAAAAGCAAATGCTGTAGCATTTGTAATTTGAGTAGAAAGTTTAGCATTTAATTTATTAACTAATTCTTTTGCTGTTATGCTTCGCTCTTCCCAAGGTTTTAACGAAATAAAAACAAATGCATTGTTAGGCTGATTCGAATTGGTAAGCATACTAAATCCATTTATTGTAGTATAAGACAGAATGGATTCTTCTTCTTTTAAAATACCATCCACTTTTTTAGAAATTTCTTCAGTACGTTGAATTGAAGAAGCGGGAGGTAATTGTATATTCAATAGTACATACCCTTGGTCTTCTTCGGGTATAAATCCTAAAGGTATTTTCTTGCCCAAGAATACTACTGCAAGCAAAATAACTGCAAGTAATGCTACTATACGCATTGATTTTTTGGCAAAAAATGTGGCTCCTTTTAAGTAACCGCCAGTAACTTTTTCGAAAATCCTGTTGAAACCTGCAAAAAATTTAGCCAACCATCCTGTTTGTTCTTCGACTGGTTTTGTAGGTTTTAATAACATTGCGCACAAAGCAGGACTTAGTGACAAGG
Coding sequences within:
- a CDS encoding efflux transporter outer membrane subunit → MMNKYKISVVILALALFPMGCMVGPKYARPEEQKATAFKYQGANADTSAAVTNVKWFDLFNDDVLKGLINKGLQNNYDLKIAVARIDQITAKYGFTKADLFPSFQYQGTVNSKEMQLNPSNVAASMSWELDFWGKYRHESKAVQDELLGTEEARKVVLSDIVSNIAIAYFQLRNYDNQLQIAQHTLETRQKSFDIINERFKAGYVSEVDKVQIEQQVAIAEASIPRIKREITYQENTISILTGQLPSEIPRGKSNTELQIVSQVPVSVPSSLLENRPDVKGAEYLYMASNERIGEAQAMRYPAFNIGAIAGFASANLSNLFLGSSYAQNAYAGVAGPLFAFGKNKRRVEIYRQQAEEYKFAYQKTYLVAVTEVEQALQDVKMYKEEWIARKKQVDAALINYKLSSARYDNGYVSYLEVLDVERALFDAQLDLSQLSERQLSSMVKLYKALGGGWN
- a CDS encoding transporter, which codes for MKKIIVLLTLVLIHSYCKGQDLPSIQTDRPDQTECPFIVPQNYFQLENGLSFEQIDANTNQIVAPTILTRFGINDHFELRLTTEYIVNTEISNTVSGISPIYVGFKTRLFEEKGIIPVTSFIGQIMLPKMASRQFQTTNYAPEFRFTMQHTLSSKQTLSYNMGAEWDGETPAATFLYTLTTGYSFTEKIGGYIEFYGFFPQFEKPDNRFDAGFTYLINPNQQLDLSGGISLSKTSPDYYVSVGYSFRFKI
- a CDS encoding lycopene cyclase family protein → MISAQSQHYDYIFTGTGLAALMTVYKMVLSKKFDDKHLLLLDPNLKKTNDRTWCFWEENTTLWEKSISKKWDNALFINGNYNRNLTLKPYKYNQIRGLDFYRLIFDVLEKQKNITIINEEVIHINELENHVFVATPSQSFTSERVLNSVYDKNTVENQQRYPVLQQHFIGWFIQSEEAVFNPDQATFMDFSVAQKGNTRFMYVLPTTTNEALIEYTLFSQSLLEQSEYELEIAKYIQKLGIRNYKIIEKEQGSIPMTCYPFWKKNTKRVLNIGTAGGWTKSSTGYTFKNSDKKSTALVSFLQTKNDFKSFHKTTKFWFYDLLLLDILDRNNELGSQIFSSLFKKGNPALIFKFLDEETTFLEDLKVIWKCPKTIFIKALFRVLFRQKK
- a CDS encoding aminotransferase class V-fold PLP-dependent enzyme; translation: MRTEHHCAQPILRRIGVTFRPSLAFYNTCQDVDVFIETLWKLRSAK
- a CDS encoding BrxA/BrxB family bacilliredoxin, with protein sequence MYPEEMVKPMQAELTDAGFQELHTAAAVESAIKAEGTTLVVVNSVCGCAARNARPGAKMSLDNDKTPSNLVTVFAGVDREAVEAARVFMFPFPPSSPSIALFKDGELVHMLERHHIEGRPAETIADNLKEAFNEYC
- a CDS encoding efflux RND transporter permease subunit, with the translated sequence MGEFFVRRPIVAMVISIIIVILGLLALQKTPISQYPDINPPVVKITTSFTGANALNVEQAVATPIEQKVNGVENMLYMKSTNTSDGALTIEVTFDVGTNLDNANMLTQNRQAQSAPFMPPSVKQQGVVVKKSLSFPMMLFTITSKNPKYDAKFLNNYASINIVDRLARIKGVGEVTLWGSDYSMRIWLKAGVMSKLGVTVEEVKNALNAQNMISPGGKFGAEPAPKGTEFTYGVTLQDRLVTEKQFGDIVVRSKEDGSQVLLSDISRIELGTENYSTNARRNGSPSAAITIFQMPGSNALEVAELAKAAMKEMAEKFPKDIEYQESLDTTLAITAGVDDIVHTLFEAILLVILVVFIFLQNWRATLIPLITVPVSLIGTIAVFPLLGFSINTLSLLGLVLAIGIVVDDAIVVVEAVVHHIEKGKTPKEATIQAMKEVSGPVIAIALILCAVFIPVAMTPGITGRFYQQFAITIAVSVAFSAFSALSLSPALCAMLLKPTKPVEEQTGWLAKFFAGFNRIFEKVTGGYLKGATFFAKKSMRIVALLAVILLAVVFLGKKIPLGFIPEEDQGYVLLNIQLPPASSIQRTEEISKKVDGILKEEESILSYTTINGFSMLTNSNQPNNAFVFISLKPWEERSITAKELVNKLNAKLSTQITNATAFAFGPPAIQGLGASEGFSLMLQDRGGNTPQYLAQQTQAFIAAAQKRPEIKKIYTTFNVATPQIKLEIDNEKAMKLGVPVSKVTEALGAFLGGTYVNDFNRFGRQYKVFLQGEAVDRVKPENLNLIYIKNNHGDMLPISSLVTATKVTGPDFTNRLNLFRSAEIGGSPNNGYSSAQALDALEEVAKETLPADMSYDYINLSYQEKHSPGGSSVFLMALVFVFLILAAQYESWELPFSVLLGAPLAVFGAFAGLFLARFVSDAYVNNVFAQIGLVLLIGLVAKNAILIVEFAKEENEKGTPLYEAAMTAAKLRFRPILMTAFAFILGVVPLLSATGAGSQARIVMGMAVFSGMLIATVLGVLIVPGLYVMIEGIGKKKNEVVLAENNIETNTTHHDE
- a CDS encoding Nramp family divalent metal transporter, which produces MSKSLEEVNQSVSTQNKTTVFRKILAFFGPAYLVSVGYMDPGNWATDIAGGSQFGYSLLWVLLMSNLMALLLQSLSARLGIVTQRDLAQASRETYSPFINYILYFLAEIAIAACDLAEVLGMAIGINLLFDIPLIQAVIITVLDTFLLLFLINKGIRKMEAFIIALVMIIGLSFIFEMIFAQPEMGKVLYGLIPSIPNETALYIAIGIIGATVMPHNLYLHSSLVQTRKFSRTDAGIRQALKYNFIDSTIALNLAFFVNAAILILAAATFYKNGMHEVAEIQDAYRFLQPLLGTKWAPILFAVALIAAGQSSTVTGTLAGQIVMEGYLNLRIQPWVRRIITRLIAIVPAVIVILIYGESVTGKLLILSQVILSLQLGFAIIPLIHFVSDKSKMKGFHIGKVTQVTAWLIAIIIVSLNAKLVYSEIQDWLETSENPTVLWLTVVPLACSFLLLLLYIVIKPFFSKARLNIENHSPHDMNLKFTETPVQDNKNIAITVDFSFADENAINYAFKMGGKEAKYTFIHVVESVGAMMYGKQIDDHETTIDEKLLLEYKLMFREKGFHVKTVLGFGRPNKVIPKLVNKGDFDILIMGTHGHTGMKDLLFGTTVDRLRHKISIPLLIVKN